The Eubacterium maltosivorans genome includes the window GGACGAACGCTGGCGGTATGCTTAACACATGCAAGTCGAACGAGAAGATCAGTTAAGAACCTTCGGGGGAATAAGTGATTGGAAAGTGGCGAACGGGTGAGTAACGCGTGGGTAACCTGCCCTATGGAAAGGAATAGCCTCGGGAAACTGGGAGTAAAGCCTTATATTATGATTGTGTCGCATGGCATGATCATGAAAACTCCGGTGCCATAGGATGGACCCGCGTCCCATTAGCTAGTTGGTGAGATAACAGCCCACCAAGGCGACGATGGGTAACCGGTCTGAGAGGGCGAACGGTCACACTGGAACTGAGACACGGTCCAGACTCCTACGGGAGGCAGCAGTGGGGAATATTGCGCAATGGGGGCAACCCTGACGCAGCAATACCGCGTGAGTGAAGAAGGTTTTCGGATCGTAAAGCTCTGTTATTGGGGAAGAAAACATGACGGTACCCAATGAGGAAGTCCCGGCTAACTACGTGCCAGCAGCCGCGGTAATACGTAGGGGACAAGCGTTGTCCGGAATGACTGGGCGTAAAGGGCGCGTAGGCGGTCTGATAAGTCAGATGTGAAAGGTACCGGCTCAACCGGTGACGTGCATTTGAAACTGTCAGACTTGAGTATTGGAGAGGCAAGTGGAATTCCTAGTGTAGCGGTGAAATGCGTAGATATTAGGAGGAACACCAGTGGCGAAGGCGGCTTGCTGGACAAATACTGACGCTGAGGTGCGAAAGCGTGGGGAGCGAACAGGATTAGATACCCTGGTAGTCCACGCCGTAAACGATGAATGCTAGGTGTTGGGGAAACTCAGTGCCGCAGTTAACACAATAAGCATTCCGCCTGGGGAGTACGACCGCAAGGTTGAAACTCAAAGGAATTGACGGGGACCCGCACAAGCAGCGGAGCATGTGGTTTAATTCGAAGCAACGCGAAGAACCTTACCAGGTCTTGACATCCTCTGACAATCCCAGAGATGGGACGTTTCCTTCGGGAACAGAGAGACAGGTGGTGCATGGTTGTCGTCAGCTCGTGTCGTGAGATGTTGGGTTAAGTCCCGCAACGAGCGCAACCCCTGCCTTTAGTTGCCAGCATTGAGTTGGGCACTCTAGAGGGACTGCCGTAGACAATACGGAGGAAGGTGGGGATGACGTCAAATCATCATGCCCCTTATGACCTGGGCTACACACGTGCTACAATGGTCTGAACAGAGGGCCGCGAAACCGCGAGGTGAAGCAAATCCCTTAAAACAGATCCCAGTTCGGATTGCAGGCTGCAACTCGCCTGCATGAAGTTGGAGTTGCTAGTAATCGCGGATCAGAATGCCGCGGTGAATGCGTTCCCGGGTCTTGTACACACCGCCCGTCACACCACGAGAGTTGGCAACACCCGAAGCCCGTGAGAGAACCGTAAGGACTCAGCGGTCGAAGGTGGGGCTAGTAATTGGGGTGAAGTCGTAACAAGGTAGCCGTATCGGAAGGTGCGGCTGGATCACCTCCTTTCTAGGGAACAGGAAGTCATGGTACTATTTTCTTTTGTATGACCCAAAGTCATACAGCACAATGATGATACGGGGGTGTAGCTCAGTTGGGAGAGCACCTGCCTTGCAAGCAGGGGGTCAGGAGTTCGAATCTCCTCATCTCCACCATATTATCATCAAAACCAATTGCGGGGGCGTGGCTCAGTTGGGAGAGCGTCTGCTTCGCATGCAGAAGGTCAGGAGTTCGAGTCTCCTCGTCTCCACCATATTTAAAAAAATAAATATGGGCTTGTAGCTCAGGTGGTTAGAGCGCACGCCTGATAAGCGTGAGGTCGGAGGTTCAAGTCCTCCCAAGCCCACCATGATAAAACATCATATTGGTCATTGAAAACAACATAAAGAAAAAAGAGTAAAGAGCAAATATTAAACAAAGTAAAACTTCTTAATAAATGCAATTTCAAAAACAACATTCTTTTGAGCTCAGAAAGAGAACAAAAGAAAAACGAAATGCGAAAGCATTCGTGGAGATCAAGAAACAAAGAGCACAGGGCGAATGCCTTGGCACTGGGAGCCGAAGAAGGACGCGACAAGCTGCGAAAAGCCACGTTTAGGAGCACATATCCGACGAGACGTGGATGTCCGAATGGGGAAACCCGGCGGTTAGAAGAACCGTCACCGTTAAGTGAATCCATAGCATAACGGAGGGAACCCGGGGAACTGAAACATCTTAGTACCCGGAGGAAAAGAAAGAAACATCGATTCCTTAAGTAGCGGCGAGCGAACGAGGAAAAGCCCAGAATCCAACAATCATTTCCGTTTAGCAGAAGGGCATGGGAAGGCCCCGCAAAGAGCGTAAGACGCGCGTAAGCGAAAAGCCGAAATGAGGAGATTCAACGAGTACCACGGGACACGTGAAACCCTGTGGGAAGATGGGGGGCCCACCCCCCAAGGCTAAATACTACCCAGTGACCGATAGCGGAAAGTACCGTGAGGGAAAGGTGAAAAGAACCCCGGGAGGGGAGTGAAATAGAAACTGAAACCCTGTGCTTACAAGCAGCTGGAGCGCAAGTGACAGTGTGCTTTTTGTAGAACGGGCCAACGAGTTACGGTATGTAGCGAGGTTAAGCACTTCAGGTGCGGAGCCGAAGCGAAAGCGAGTCTTAAGAGGGCGACGAGTTGCATGCTGTAGACCCGAAACCGTGTGATCTATCCATGACCAGGGTGAAGCTTGGGTAAAACCAAGTGGAGGCCCGAACCAGTGTCTGTTGAAAAAGGCTTGGATGAGTTGTGGATAGGGGTGAAATTCCAATCGAACACGGAGATAGCTGGTTCTCCCCGAAATAGCTTTAGGGCTAGCGTTCTGTGATGAATGACGGAGGTAGAGCACTGAATTGGGTAGGGGGCGTCAAGCTTACCGAACCATATCAAACTCCGAATGCCGTCCATTTTAACAGGGCAGTCAGACAGTGGGAGATAAGTTTCATTGTCAAAAGGGAAACAGCCCAGACCATCCGCTAAGGTCCCCAAGTACTGATTAAGTGGGAAAGGATGTGTCACTGCACAAACAACCAGGATGTTGGCTTAGAAGCAGCCATACATTTAAAGAGTGCGTAATAGCTCACTGGTCGAGTGGTGGTGCGCCGAAAATGAACGGGGCTAAAATCAGGCACCGAAGCGATGGATTGTGCCGTAAGGTACAGTGGTAGGGGAGCAATCTCTTAGGGGCGAAGCTTAATCGAAAGGTTCAGTGGACTTAAGAGAAGAGAGAATGTTGGCATGAGTAGCGAAAGTGAAGTGAGAATCTTCACCATCGAAAGCCCAAGGTTTCCTGAGGAAGGCTCGTCCGCTCAGGGTTAGTCGGGGCCTAAGCCGAGGTCGAACGACGTAGGCGATGGACAACTGGTTGAAATTCCAGTACTACCTCAATGCGTTTGAGAGATGGAGTGACACAGAAGGATAAGCGAACCCGGCCATTGGAAGAGCCGGGGCAAGCAGTGAGACTGGAAAGAGAGGCAAATCCCTTTTTCCCCAAGGTCAAGCTGTGATGCGGAACGAAAAATAAGTAGGGAAGTCGCCGATTTCACGCTGTCAAGAAAAGCTTCTATCGAGCAAAGAGGTACCCGTACCGTAAACCGACACAGGTAGGCGAGGAGAGAATCCTAAGATGAGCGGGAGAAGTGTTGTTAAGGAACTCGGCAAAATGACTCCGTAACTTCGGGAGAAGGAGTGCCCCCTCGGGGGCCGCAGAGAAGAGGCTCAAGCGACTGTTTAGCAAAAACACAGGTCTCTGCTAAATCGAAAGATGACGTATAGGGGCTGACGCCTGCCCGGTGCTGGAAGGTTAAGGGGAGTGCTTAGCGCAAGCGAAGGTGCGAACTTAAGCCCCAGTAAACGGCGGCCGTAACTATAACGGTCCTAAGGTAGCGAAATTCCTTGTCAGGTAAGTTCTGACCCGCACGAAAGGCGTAACGATTTGAGCGCTGTCTCGACAACACACCCGGTGAAATTGTAGTACTCGTGAAGATGCGAGTTACCCGCGACAGGACGGAAAGACCCCGTAGAGCTTTACTGTAGTCTGGCATTGAGTTTTGATATAACATGTACAGGATAGGTGGGAGGCAGAGAAGCATGCACGCCAGTGTGTGCCGAGCCATTGTTGGGATACCACTCTTGTTATATTGGAATTCTAACGCGTTGCCGTCAACCGGCAAGCGGACAGTGTCAGATGGGCAGTTTGACTGGGGCGGTCGCCTCCTAAAAAGTATCGGAGGCGCCCAAAGTTACCCTCAGGATGGTTGGAAACCATCTGTAAGAGTGCAAAGGCAGAAGGGTGATTGACTGCGAGAGAGACATCTCGAGCAGAGACGAAAGTCGGGCTTAGTGATCCGGTGGTTCCGAGTGGAAGGGCCATCGCTCAACGGATAAAAGCTACCTCGGGGATAACAGGCTTATCTCCCCCAAGAGTCCACATCGACGGGGAGGTTTGGCACCTCGATGTCGGCTCGTCTCATCCTGGGGCTGAAGCAGGTCCCAAGGGTTGGGCTGTTCGCCCATTAAAGAGGCACGCGAGCTGGGTTCAGAACGTCGTGAGACAGTTCGGTCCCTATCCGTCGTGGGCGTAAGATATTTGAAAGGAGCTGTTCCTAGTACGAGAGGACCGGAATGGACAAACCGCTGGTGCACCAGTTGTTCCGCCAGGAGCATCGCTGGGTAGCTAAGTTTGGAAGGGATAAGTGCTGAAGGCATCTAAGCACGAAGCCCCCCTTAAGATAAGATATCTCATTCGAAAGAAGTAAGGCCTCTGGAAGACGACCAGGTAGATAGGCTGGAGGTGGAAGTGCAGCAATGTATGGAGCTGACCAGTACTAATCGGCCGAGGTCTTGATCCCATCAAGACATTTTGAAAAACTCTTTTCCTTTATGTTGTTTTGAGTGACCAACACTTTTGTCCAAAGCATGAAAGGCTTTGGTATGCAGCTGAGCGCAAGCGAAGCAAAGGTACAAAAGCGAACGCATTTTTCAAAGAAAAGCATCTTGAACAGATAGGAAGCTTTGCTTTGAAAAATACGATCCTTATAATTGAATAAAAACACAAGATTGATCTCGTGATGATGGCGAAGGGGAAACACCTGTTAACATACCGAACACAGAAGTAAAGTCCTTCAGCGCTGAAAGTACTTGGTGGGCAACTGCCTGGGAGGATAGGACATCGCGGGGTCTTAAATAATCCTCAGTAGCTCAACGGTGGAGCACTCGGCTGTTAACCGATAGGCTGTAGGTTCGAATCCTACCTGGGGAGCCATTTGAAGACAAACGGATATGGAGAAGCAGGAATTTTCCATATCCGTCTTTTTAAGCCAAAGCAATTTGGCCCCTTGGTCAAGCGGTTAAGACACCGCCCTTTCACGGCGGTTACGGGGGTTCGAATCCCCCAGGGGTCACCATTTTTAGTTTTAAAGTTCCTATTTTTAACACCATGCGGCCTGGTAGTTCAGTTGGTTAGAATGCCAGCCTGTCACGCTGGAGGTCGAGAGTTCGAGTCTCTTCCAGGTCGCCATTTTTTTATCTTAATATTTGATATTATTTAAGCTGATGTGGCTCAATTGGCAGAGCAGCTGATTTGTAATCAGCAGGTTGTAGGTTCAAGTCCTATCATCAGCTCCATTTTTATTTTGGGGAGATGCCCGAGTGGCTAAAGGGGGCGGACTGTAAATCCGTTGACTGAGTCTACGATGGTTCGAATCCATCTCTCCCCACCATTTTTTATGACCCATTAGCTCAGTTGGTAGAGCATCTGACTTTTAATCAGGGTGTCGGGCGTTCAAGTCGCCCATGGGTCACCATTTTTTTATTTGTTTTAAAGTTTTATTAATTCAAACTGAAGTTAAATATATAATTTTTAAGCTGATGTGGTTCAATTGGCATAAGCAGAGAACCCAAATCTTTGATTTGGTGTGAATCGCTTAGTTAGGCAGATGGGAAAGGGCCGCAGAAGTCCGAAATAAAGTTAAATATGTAATTATTTAAGCTGATGTGGCTCAATTGGCAGAGCAGCTGATTTGTAATCAGCAGGTTGTAGGTTCAAGTCCTATCATCAGCTCCATTTTTATTTTGGGGAGATGCCCGAGTGGCTAAAGGGGGCGGACTGTAAATCCGTTGACTGAGTCTACGATGGTTCGAATCCATCTCTCCCCACCATTATGACGATCACAGGATCGTTTTTTTATTGCAAAAATCAACCCGTATCGCCATGATACGGGTTGATTATAAAAAGACCTCTCAATTGAGAGAGGCCAAAGCTCAAAATTTAATTATTTGCCTCCGCAGGCTGTCCGGTTTGGATGTCTTGTAACAAAACCATTAATATCTTCTTTTGGATTGTAAACGGAAAGAATCATCGTTCCTTCGTTCAGGTCTAATTTGTGTTCAGAATAATCGGGTAATTTTTCGATTTCCAAAACAGCCGCTTTTGCTTCATCAACATTTGTAAATTCTTCTAATGAAATGGTAGCGATGCCATCATCTGAATAATTTGCAGATTCCATTTTTTTCAGTAAAGTTTTTGAAATATCATTTAACATAGTAACCACCTTTAATCCTTTCATCGATTACATGACCTATTTTGATTATACGATAACTTTAAGGTCTTGTCCACAAGATGTCAAAAATTTACTATTAATCAAAATAGGTGGCTTAAATAAAGCCTATACTTTATCTTTATATGAAATTATACCCGAAGATTTAAGAAAATAACAAAATCTAGGAAATACAAGTAAATTTCCCCTCGGGTGATTGACAAAAATGTGAAAAATGAGATACTATAATAAGGATTACAACGTAATTTTGGTAGATTATTTTAGGAGATGTTTGAAATGGTAAATTTAACAATTGACAATCAGAAAGTGAGCGTTCCCGAGGGCACGACAATCCTCAACGCCGCTAAAGAAGCAGGGATTGATATCCCGACTTTGTGCTATTTTAAAGGCTTTGATCCTGAAGGAAGCTGTAGGATGTGCCTTGTTGAAGTAGTGGGAGCCAGAAGACTGGAAACAGCTTGTTCAACACCGGTAGGCGAAGGGATGGTCGTCTATACGAATAATGCGGTCGTCCGTAAAGCGCGCCGTTTTGTCTTGAAAATGCTTTTTTCAGATCATACATTTGATTGCTTTACCTGTTACAAATTTGGCACCTGCCGTTTTGTTGAGTTGAATGGGAATTGTATCGAGTATGATGAAATAAAAAGTTTTGGTCAATCTTTGGAAAAGGGCAAACCAATCGATGATTCAAGTCCTTTTTATACATACGATCCCAATAAATGTATTTTGTGTAATCGTTGTGTCAAAGTCTGCGAACACCTTCAGTGCAATCATGTACTGGCAAAATGTGACCGCGGTTACGAGACAAATATTAATCCAGTTTTCAATATGCTGCGCGGCGATAAAAACTCAAACTGTGTAAACTGTGGGAATTGTATTGCTGAATGCCCCACGGGAGCACTAGCACCGAAAAAGTTTATGCCGCTTCCGTATACTGAAACGGTCGAAACAATTTGTCCTTATTGTGGCGTGGGCTGTACTTTGAAATTAAAGGTTCGGGATAACAAAATTACAGATGTGATGAGTGTTCCGGGCAATGTTAATAATAACCTTCTCTGTGTCAAAGGACGTTTTGCTCATGATTTTGTATCCAGTGAAGACCGCCTGAAAACACCGCTTATTCGAAAAAATGGCGTTTTGGAAGAAGCGACATGGGATGAAGCCTATGATCTGATTATTCAGAAGCTTAAAGAAGCTGTTGCGGAAGGCCCGCAGGCTGTCGCAGGCTTTTCGTCGGCCCGGTGTACTAATGAAGAAAACTATTTATTCCAGAAATTTATCCGATCGGTAGGTAAGACCAATAACGTTGACCATTGTGCGCGTCTTTGTCATGCTTCTACTGTTGCAGGTCTGGCTAAATCTTTTGGCAGCGGTGCTATGACAAACAGCATCGAAGAAGTCGACGTGATGGATGTTATTCTCGTCAGCGGGTCAAACACCACTGAGACACATCCGGTCATTGGCGCTAAGATCAAGCAGCGAGTGCAAAAAGGCGCAGCGTTGATCGTGGCAGAACCGCGAAAAATTGAGCTGGCAAAATATGCCGATGTTTACCTTCAGATCAAGCCAGGCACCAATGTTGCCCTGTTTAATGGCCTGATGAAAGCAATTTTAGATGAACACCTGGAGGACCGTGATTTTATTAACGAGCGGACAGAAAATTTTGATGCGTTTGAAGCGTACTTAAATACAATTACAGTGGAAGAATGTGCTGAAATATGTGGTGTAGATCCAGAAGATATGCGCAAGGCAGCTCGTTTATATGCAACCAGGGATAAAGGCGGCATCTTCTATTCAATGGGCGTGACTCAGCACGCTACCGGAACCGATGGTGTTATGAGCACCGCTAATCTGGCAATGATGACGGGCAAAATCGGTCGTGAAGGCTGTGGGGTCAATCCGCTTCGTGGTCAGAATAATGTCCAGGGAGCCTGCGATATGGGGGCTCTTCCAGGCGATTTCACAGGTTATCAGAAGACAAATAACCCAGATGTTCTTGCCAAATTTGAGCAGGCCTGGGGAACAGAGCTGCCGACCAATGCAGGTCACACCATTACGGAAATTGTTGATGATGTCGATAAAAACATCGTGAAGTTTTTATATATCATGGGCGAGAACCCACTGGTTTCTGATCCAAATACAAACCATGTGAAGGAGGCCTTTGAGAAGGCAAACTTTATTGTACTCCAGGATATTTTCCTGACAGAAACATCAGAATATGCGGATGTTGTTCTGCCGGCAATGGTCTATGCCGAAAAAGACGGCACATTTACCAATACCGAACGTCGTGTACAGCTGCTTAGAAAAGCGGTAAAGGCGCCTGGCGTTGCCAAAGAGGACTGGAGGATTATCTGTGAACTTGCGCAGCGTATGGGTGCTGAGGGCTTTAATTTTAACAGCTCTGCCGAAATTATGGATGAAATCGCGTCGGTTACCCCGAGCTATGCAGGCGTGTCGCATGAGCGCCTGGAACGCGGCGACCGTATCCAGTGGCCATGCCCTGACAAGGAATCAGAAGGTACGAAATTCCTGCATAAAGGACAGTTTACGCGTGGAAAGGGAATGTTCAATGTTGCGCACTACATTGCGCCGGAAGATCAGCCAGATGATACCTATCCGATGATTTTGATGACTGGGCGTATTCTGCAGCATTATCACACCCGTACAATGACGAAAAGAACCGCAGGTATCCAGCAGATTGTAGGAGATCCTTTCTTTGAAATTAATCCCAAAACAGCGGAAGAGCATGGTTTCTCAGAAGGAGAGCTTATTCAGGTAACATCGCCGAGAGGCTCTGTAACCGCCAAAGCTGTCTATAATCAAGGCATCCAGGAAAACACCCTGTTTATGCCGTTCCATTATGGGGACAAAGGCGCCAATTGTCTGACAGGCGGTAAAGTTGACCCGATCGCTAAGATTCCGCCATTCAAAGTTTGTAAAGTCTTTTTAGAAGAAGCAAAATAAATGTGTACTCCCTTCATCATGGTTGGTGGTGGAGGGAGCGTTTTCATATCCTGGGAGAAAGACAATGAAAAAGTATAAGACAGCTGCCATTCTGGTTGGCGGGAAGAGCACCAGAATGGGAAAGGATAAAAAAAATCTGGTTATTTCAGGTAAGGCGCTGCTGCAATCCATTGTAGACCAGCTGGCCGTCTTGTTTGATGAAATAATCATTGTCGGCTGTAGTGAAGAGGAGATTGTTGGTATCCACGGAATTGCAGGTGTATATCCGGATATTTTAAATATTTCGGCCTCCTTGACAGGAATTTATACCGCTTTGCTATACGGCCAGTCAGAATATGTTTATGTCACAGCCTGTGATATGCCCAATTATGACCTGACGTTTATCCGGTATATGATGACACTTTTAGAAAAAAATCCTGATAAGACAGGCTGTGTCACACGTTATAAAGAATGGATTGAGCCTTTCAATGCCTTCTATTCAAGGGAATTGCTGCCATCGGCAAAGCGTTTTTTAAAAAGCGGGAGGAAGAGCGTTTTCCATTATTTAAGCCGGGAAAATATTTTTTATATAGCAGAGAAGGATGCCCGGATTTACACGCCGGATTGGCATCTTTTTTGTAATTTAAACACCCCTGGAGATTTAACAAAGCACTTAAAAGGAGTCGGCGATGTCAGTGAAATTGGAAGAAATTGTGAGAATTACACCAAAAGGCGCCAAAAGGGTTTTTGACCCAATGGTTGAGGAGTACCCTGTTGCGTTATACCTTAACGGAAAAAAAATGATCTCATTGATGAGTACCCCACAGAATCTAAAAGAGCTGGGCGTTGGTTTTTTTTATCTGAAAGGTCTTATAAAAGATATCCGGCAGGTATATAATGTAGAAATTAAGCAAAGCGGCGCAGAGACAGGTGCGGTTGTCTATATTGACAGTCATGAGAGGACAGCAAAATTAAAAGATTTTTTTGAATTGTCTGAGGAGAGTATTCTCTCAAGGAATGAAGAAAAACAAGCCTGCCCTTTTAAATCGGATTTTCAAACAGTATTGAAACGATACGGGTTGACAGAGAAAGGCCTTTTTGAAATGATGGAAGGCTTCAGCAAAAAATCGGAGCTTTTTGTAAAAACTGGCGGTGTGCACAGTATAGGGCTCTACGAAAAGGGTGAGGCTGTGCTGTTTTACGATGACGTCAGCCGTTATAATACTTATAACAAGCTGTTTGGCGGTATTTTGCTGAAGCGAATCACTCCTGAAAACAAAATGCTTTTAACAACCGGCAGGATTCCAAGCGAGGTAATGACCTGGATCATCCAAAATGGTATCCGCTGCGTTTTATCCATTTCTGCGCCCACAAACGGAAGCGTTCAGCTGGCCCGAAAACATGGAGTGACATTGATGGGATTTGTAAGAGGAGAGCGTCTGAACTTATACGCGTGAAAGTAAAAAAACAGGAGAAAAAGGTTAAAAAAATCTTGACACCAATGGCGTCATTTGTTATTATAATTGAGCACGTTACATACAGATGCTTTGCTCGTCTGAGTAACGCTGCATTGTGCGGATGTGGCGGAATTGGCAGACGCGCTAGACTTAGGATCTAGTATCGAATGATGTGGGGGTTCGACTCCCTTCATCCGCACCACTTCTCATATAAACAAACACATTTATTACAAAAAAGTTTAAAAAATGCTTGACAAAATAAAGGGAAGCGATTATAATAATATATGTTCGCTGATGAAAATTATTCAAGCGAAGCTAAGCGGAAGTGGCTCAGTGGTAGAGCATCGCCTTGCCAAGGCGAGGGTCGCGAGTTCAAATCTCGTCTTCCGCTCCATTTTATTTTTTGAAACTTTTAACAGCTTCGGCTGTTTTTTTTATTAGGGCAATAAAAAAATCCTGCTTTACACAGGATTTTTTTTGTTTTTACGCTTTAAAGTTCTTTTGGCCTGAAATATGGCAAAGGTCATGGCAACAGTCATGTTTTGAATGCTGCTGTAGAGGGGATGCCGCTTTCCTGGAAGGCCGATATGTCCAAGCGCATCGAGGATATGATTAGGCTTGTGATTGTTTTTAGGCGTTTTTGAGCCGGTTTCAATGACCAGCCGCTTTCCGGCAATGCTGGTCAGCAATATATTGACGATATCATAAGCGCCTTCGTAGGCGGTGATTTTATCCCTGTTTTTCTGGATTTGAAGATAGTATTTACCGATAAAATCAGCTGAAAAACCAGGGCTGTTAAAACTGACACACTGATTAATGTGTTCGCCGCATAGAATGGTAATATACTGTGCGTCATTGCCGCCTTTAGAATGGCCTGCTAAATCAAAATTTGAAAAACTGAATTGCTCCCTGCAGCGTTCATAGAAGCGCAGAGCATTTTTCTGCTGCTCTGTTTCCGCGGAAAAAGCGCCTTTATAGTTATCGATCCATCCTCCGAGGCCAACCGTCCCCCTAAAGGTGATAATGCCTGTTTCGGGCGAATCTGAGCTGAAACAGAGACCATAAAGCCCATTTCGTGGTTCATCTGTCTGGCTGAGAATCTGAAGCGACATTAAAGCGTCATCCTCCTGAATAAGCTCCAGAGAATGGCGCCATTCTTTAGAGGTCATGGCCGCGTCACCGGCCAGTTTTGGATAGTGACGGCGGTGAACGGCCACCATTTCGGAAACGGGGAGGGGCAGATCCTTGGGATGGACTGGCAAGGGAAGGGCTGTTATCTGGCTTAACAGATTTAACTGGCTGTGACAAAGCATTGGAGGAGCCTCCTTTCTGATAAACGTGCTCTGGGAAGCTCAGAAACTATTCCGATTCCTTAAGCTTTGCCAAGGCTTCTGCAAAAGGATTGTTGACAGCTTCCTGATTTTCCTTTTTTATTTTGCGCATATAATTTTGAGCTTCGCGTTTACTGTTTTTTCGATTGCCGTCAAAATGTTTTTTGTTAAAGCTGGAGACCTTTTCTCTGAATCCACAGCGTTTGCAGAAATAAATAGCACCGTCGCCTTTACCGCGTATTTCCAGTTTAACATGACATTCGGGACAGCGGACATTCGTATTTTTACTGACATTTTCACGATAACCGCAGGCCCTGTCCTGACACACGAGCATCATACCGTATTTC containing:
- the fdhF gene encoding formate dehydrogenase subunit alpha, with the protein product MVNLTIDNQKVSVPEGTTILNAAKEAGIDIPTLCYFKGFDPEGSCRMCLVEVVGARRLETACSTPVGEGMVVYTNNAVVRKARRFVLKMLFSDHTFDCFTCYKFGTCRFVELNGNCIEYDEIKSFGQSLEKGKPIDDSSPFYTYDPNKCILCNRCVKVCEHLQCNHVLAKCDRGYETNINPVFNMLRGDKNSNCVNCGNCIAECPTGALAPKKFMPLPYTETVETICPYCGVGCTLKLKVRDNKITDVMSVPGNVNNNLLCVKGRFAHDFVSSEDRLKTPLIRKNGVLEEATWDEAYDLIIQKLKEAVAEGPQAVAGFSSARCTNEENYLFQKFIRSVGKTNNVDHCARLCHASTVAGLAKSFGSGAMTNSIEEVDVMDVILVSGSNTTETHPVIGAKIKQRVQKGAALIVAEPRKIELAKYADVYLQIKPGTNVALFNGLMKAILDEHLEDRDFINERTENFDAFEAYLNTITVEECAEICGVDPEDMRKAARLYATRDKGGIFYSMGVTQHATGTDGVMSTANLAMMTGKIGREGCGVNPLRGQNNVQGACDMGALPGDFTGYQKTNNPDVLAKFEQAWGTELPTNAGHTITEIVDDVDKNIVKFLYIMGENPLVSDPNTNHVKEAFEKANFIVLQDIFLTETSEYADVVLPAMVYAEKDGTFTNTERRVQLLRKAVKAPGVAKEDWRIICELAQRMGAEGFNFNSSAEIMDEIASVTPSYAGVSHERLERGDRIQWPCPDKESEGTKFLHKGQFTRGKGMFNVAHYIAPEDQPDDTYPMILMTGRILQHYHTRTMTKRTAGIQQIVGDPFFEINPKTAEEHGFSEGELIQVTSPRGSVTAKAVYNQGIQENTLFMPFHYGDKGANCLTGGKVDPIAKIPPFKVCKVFLEEAK
- the fdhD gene encoding formate dehydrogenase accessory sulfurtransferase FdhD — translated: MSVKLEEIVRITPKGAKRVFDPMVEEYPVALYLNGKKMISLMSTPQNLKELGVGFFYLKGLIKDIRQVYNVEIKQSGAETGAVVYIDSHERTAKLKDFFELSEESILSRNEEKQACPFKSDFQTVLKRYGLTEKGLFEMMEGFSKKSELFVKTGGVHSIGLYEKGEAVLFYDDVSRYNTYNKLFGGILLKRITPENKMLLTTGRIPSEVMTWIIQNGIRCVLSISAPTNGSVQLARKHGVTLMGFVRGERLNLYA
- a CDS encoding Mbeg1-like protein codes for the protein MLCHSQLNLLSQITALPLPVHPKDLPLPVSEMVAVHRRHYPKLAGDAAMTSKEWRHSLELIQEDDALMSLQILSQTDEPRNGLYGLCFSSDSPETGIITFRGTVGLGGWIDNYKGAFSAETEQQKNALRFYERCREQFSFSNFDLAGHSKGGNDAQYITILCGEHINQCVSFNSPGFSADFIGKYYLQIQKNRDKITAYEGAYDIVNILLTSIAGKRLVIETGSKTPKNNHKPNHILDALGHIGLPGKRHPLYSSIQNMTVAMTFAIFQAKRTLKRKNKKNPV
- a CDS encoding molybdenum cofactor guanylyltransferase, whose protein sequence is MKKYKTAAILVGGKSTRMGKDKKNLVISGKALLQSIVDQLAVLFDEIIIVGCSEEEIVGIHGIAGVYPDILNISASLTGIYTALLYGQSEYVYVTACDMPNYDLTFIRYMMTLLEKNPDKTGCVTRYKEWIEPFNAFYSRELLPSAKRFLKSGRKSVFHYLSRENIFYIAEKDARIYTPDWHLFCNLNTPGDLTKHLKGVGDVSEIGRNCENYTKRRQKGF